Proteins encoded together in one Deinococcus irradiatisoli window:
- a CDS encoding N-acetylmuramoyl-L-alanine amidase produces MALVKRFFLILFLSLLASLGLAAPRVGLHDGYTRLVFDLPAVMSASGKLSGQTYTVQLGRALPSAAGALSAPGLSRYQISGQRLTLTLSGAGTPRLQVLPASGAVKPRLVVDVPLKAVKKAAAKKVVPAPPALVRAATSAPVTVVIDPGHGGVYPGMVSHWVTEKDVTLDVALRVRDKLQARGVKVIMTRSGDTQISTDLASDLDARSRLANNGKVGAFISIHVNSGGAGAQGIETYYFGAPMQSDSRTLAVTENGGGSLGLELTKRASTTAQNLLGDLVAQAKLTFSRDLATRVQQNLVRATGAVNRGVKSDTFVVILHPTTPAILTEIGFGTSDDEGPKLALPAYRDRIAAAIADAVATYLHVK; encoded by the coding sequence ATGGCGCTCGTGAAGCGCTTTTTCCTGATCTTGTTCTTGTCGCTGCTGGCTTCGTTGGGCCTGGCGGCGCCGCGTGTCGGCCTGCACGACGGCTACACCCGGCTGGTGTTCGATCTGCCGGCGGTGATGTCGGCCAGCGGCAAGCTCAGCGGCCAGACCTACACCGTGCAGCTGGGCCGCGCCCTGCCCAGCGCTGCGGGAGCGCTCAGCGCGCCGGGCCTGAGCCGCTACCAGATCAGCGGCCAGCGCCTCACCCTGACGCTCAGCGGCGCCGGCACCCCCAGACTGCAGGTGCTGCCGGCCAGCGGCGCGGTCAAGCCGCGTCTGGTGGTGGACGTGCCGCTCAAGGCGGTCAAGAAGGCGGCCGCCAAGAAGGTGGTCCCGGCCCCGCCCGCGCTGGTCCGGGCCGCGACCTCGGCGCCGGTCACGGTGGTGATCGATCCCGGACACGGCGGCGTGTATCCCGGCATGGTCAGCCACTGGGTCACCGAGAAAGACGTGACCCTCGACGTGGCCCTGCGGGTGCGCGACAAGCTGCAGGCGCGCGGCGTCAAGGTCATCATGACCCGCAGCGGCGACACCCAGATCAGCACCGACCTCGCCAGCGACCTCGACGCCCGCTCGCGCCTGGCGAACAACGGCAAGGTGGGCGCCTTTATCAGCATTCACGTCAATTCCGGCGGCGCCGGCGCCCAGGGCATCGAGACCTACTACTTCGGCGCGCCGATGCAGAGTGACAGCCGCACGCTGGCCGTCACGGAAAACGGCGGCGGCAGCCTGGGCCTCGAACTCACCAAACGCGCCAGCACCACCGCCCAGAACCTGCTGGGCGACCTGGTGGCGCAGGCCAAGCTGACCTTCTCGCGCGATCTGGCGACCCGGGTGCAGCAGAATCTGGTGCGGGCGACCGGCGCGGTGAACCGGGGCGTCAAGTCCGATACCTTCGTGGTGATCCTGCACCCCACCACCCCAGCGATCCTGACCGAGATCGGCTTCGGCACCAGCGACGACGAAGGCCCCAAGCTGGCCCTGCCGGCGTACCGCGACCGCATCGCCGCGGCGATTGCCGACGCGGTGGCGACGTACCTGCACGTCAAGTAA
- a CDS encoding diacylglycerol kinase: MKPPAGSTSALSVRRWWRSAGFAWAGVRYAWQTQANFRVEVGLGLLACSLCWALRVSPAPVLLCCALVLSLELLNTAAEALTDLVSPEWHPQAKIAKDAAAGAVLIASFVSVLVGVAVFTPPLLALALSARP, translated from the coding sequence GTGAAGCCGCCGGCCGGGTCCACCTCGGCGCTGAGTGTTCGGCGCTGGTGGCGCTCGGCCGGGTTCGCCTGGGCCGGGGTGCGCTACGCCTGGCAGACCCAGGCGAATTTCAGGGTCGAGGTCGGGCTGGGGCTGCTGGCCTGCTCGCTGTGCTGGGCACTGCGGGTTTCGCCCGCGCCGGTGCTGCTGTGCTGCGCGCTGGTGCTGAGCCTGGAACTGCTCAACACCGCCGCCGAGGCGCTGACCGATCTGGTGAGCCCCGAGTGGCACCCACAGGCCAAGATCGCCAAGGACGCGGCGGCGGGAGCGGTGCTCATCGCCAGCTTCGTGAGCGTGCTGGTCGGCGTGGCGGTCTTCACGCCGCCGCTCCTGGCCCTGGCCTTGTCAGCGCGGCCCTGA
- the ybeY gene encoding rRNA maturation RNase YbeY, whose amino-acid sequence MIDLIVRKTPPAGLRRELRAALAAAMQHFGVADKEVTVVLVSDRTIRALKLEHWGEDAATDVLSFPTYEPGDPFVPPHLGDIIISLDTAQRQAQARGHSLSREVALLASHGLTHLVGHDHPHAEGLGFEEGAQGEEWQVFHAAWQAALSALSPEP is encoded by the coding sequence GTGATTGATCTGATCGTTCGTAAAACGCCGCCCGCCGGGTTGCGCCGTGAGCTGCGGGCGGCCCTGGCGGCGGCAATGCAGCATTTCGGGGTGGCCGACAAGGAAGTCACGGTGGTGCTGGTGTCCGACCGGACGATCCGGGCGCTGAAGCTCGAACACTGGGGCGAGGACGCCGCCACCGACGTGCTGAGTTTTCCGACCTACGAGCCGGGCGACCCGTTCGTGCCGCCGCATCTGGGCGACATCATCATCAGCCTCGACACCGCCCAGCGGCAGGCCCAGGCGCGCGGCCACAGCCTCAGCCGCGAGGTGGCTTTGCTGGCGAGCCACGGCCTGACCCACCTGGTCGGTCACGACCACCCGCACGCCGAGGGGCTGGGCTTCGAGGAAGGCGCCCAGGGCGAGGAATGGCAGGTCTTTCACGCGGCCTGGCAAGCGGCCCTGAGTGCCCTGTCCCCCGAGCCGTGA
- a CDS encoding hemolysin family protein, whose product MNDWIGVAALFVLVLLNGFFVAVEYALVSVRRTRIDQLAEEGSSAARSVQRVLTQLDQYIAAVQLGVSMMSLLIGFIAEPSIEHLSHPLFTSLGVPERWLTPFSFGLAFVLSTTLHIVFGELFPKSAALQRSERVAMLFTPPLVLFTTVFRPVIFLLNAFGRGVLRVFGFQPVAGHHTSYSEEEIRMIVSASSQEGVLEEDERELVYNVFDLSDTAVRSVLTPRGDMIVADGAAPIRRLLELNAEHGYSRVPVYHDNPDNIVGVAHTNDVLQHLEELDQLTVSELMRPTFYVPESMSIKDLLTKMRQKKSHLAIVVDEFGGTSGLVTLEDALEEIVGEIYDETDEEEEPLVQQLAENVFLMDASLTVGEAEMYIGSNLEDEEGEFETLAGFVTNHFGDIPAVGAEFLHEGWVFSVEEADERRVSKVRVSRAQELPAPAEEH is encoded by the coding sequence ATGAACGATTGGATTGGGGTCGCGGCCCTGTTTGTGCTGGTGCTGCTCAACGGCTTTTTCGTGGCCGTCGAGTACGCCCTCGTCAGTGTGCGGCGCACCCGCATCGACCAACTCGCCGAGGAAGGCTCGTCGGCGGCGCGCAGCGTGCAGCGCGTGCTCACGCAACTCGACCAGTACATCGCGGCGGTGCAGCTGGGCGTCAGCATGATGAGCCTCTTGATCGGCTTCATCGCCGAGCCCTCTATCGAACACCTCTCGCACCCGCTGTTTACCTCGCTGGGCGTGCCCGAGCGCTGGCTCACGCCGTTTTCCTTCGGCCTGGCCTTCGTGCTCTCGACGACGCTGCATATCGTGTTCGGTGAATTGTTTCCCAAATCGGCGGCGCTGCAACGCAGCGAGCGGGTGGCGATGCTGTTCACGCCGCCGCTGGTGCTGTTTACCACCGTGTTCCGGCCGGTGATCTTTCTGCTCAACGCCTTCGGGCGCGGGGTGCTGCGCGTGTTCGGCTTTCAGCCGGTGGCCGGCCATCACACCAGCTATTCCGAAGAGGAAATCCGCATGATCGTCTCGGCCAGCTCGCAGGAAGGCGTGCTGGAAGAAGACGAGCGCGAACTGGTCTACAACGTCTTCGACCTCTCCGACACCGCCGTGCGCAGCGTGCTGACCCCGCGCGGCGACATGATCGTGGCCGACGGCGCCGCGCCGATTCGCCGCCTGCTCGAACTCAACGCCGAGCACGGCTACTCGCGGGTGCCGGTGTACCACGACAACCCCGACAACATCGTGGGCGTGGCGCACACCAACGACGTGCTGCAACACCTCGAAGAGCTCGACCAGCTGACGGTCAGCGAGCTGATGCGCCCCACCTTCTACGTGCCGGAAAGCATGAGCATCAAGGACCTGCTGACCAAGATGCGCCAGAAGAAGTCCCACCTCGCCATCGTGGTGGACGAATTCGGCGGCACGTCCGGACTGGTGACGCTGGAAGACGCCCTCGAAGAGATCGTCGGCGAAATCTACGACGAAACCGACGAGGAAGAAGAGCCGCTGGTGCAGCAGCTGGCCGAGAACGTCTTCCTGATGGACGCCTCGCTCACGGTGGGCGAAGCGGAAATGTACATCGGCAGCAACCTGGAAGACGAGGAAGGCGAGTTCGAAACGCTGGCGGGCTTCGTCACCAACCATTTCGGCGACATTCCGGCGGTGGGCGCCGAGTTCCTCCACGAGGGCTGGGTGTTCAGCGTCGAGGAAGCCGACGAGCGCC